A genome region from Anolis carolinensis isolate JA03-04 chromosome 6, rAnoCar3.1.pri, whole genome shotgun sequence includes the following:
- the ccr9 gene encoding C-C chemokine receptor type 9: MLHYQKKNASSHLDLSCDMSQVKLLAKTFLPTFFWCVFFVGTIGNAFVVLVYWKYKGKKNLTDKYLIHLAIADLLFLFTLPFWAIAAHDGWYFNTFMCKTVNSMYKINLYSCMLFLMLIRFDRYTVVVRSTRARHSKQKRLTHHKLICFGVWLMAVSLCIPEIIYSQTEQSSNITICKMIYPPNVNRSIKVINLSLKIAIGFLLPLVVIVVCYTCIIHTLLRAKKTPKHKLFKIMTIIILVFLLSQVPYNSILMVKTMVLYAPVIKDCKMLDRIDIGFQLTQSIAFLHSCLNPFLYVFAGQRFRKTLFETLKCVKTFEQRTDSQGHDSQWSSSALFGETKIKNPFMTTLY; the protein is encoded by the coding sequence ATGCTTCATTATCAGAAAAAAAATGCCTCTAGCCATTTGGACCTCTCCTGCGACATGAGTCAGGTCAAGCTACTTGCGAAAACTTTCTTGCCAACCTTTTTTTGGTGTGTGTTCTTTGTGGGAACTATAGGTAATGCCTTTGTCGTCCTGGTCTATTGGAAATACAAGGGCAAGAAGAACCTAACTGACAAATATCTGATCCATTTAGCAATTGCtgaccttctctttctcttcactCTTCCTTTCTGGGCAATAGCAGCTCATGATGGATGGTATTTTAACACTTTCATGTGCAAAACTGTAAATAGCATGTATAAGATCAATTTGTACAGCTGCATGTTATTCCTAATGCTCATCCGTTTTGACAGATACACTGTGGTAGTTCGATCAACGAGGGCTCGGCATTCAAAACAAAAAAGGCTTACACACCACAAATTGATTTGCTTTGGAGTGTGGTTGATGGCAGTTTCTCTGTGCATCCCAGAAATAATCTACAGTCAAACCGAGCAGTCTAGTAATATCACTATTTGCAAAATGATTTATCCCCCTAATGTTAACAGAAGTATCAAAGTCATTAATCTCTCATTGAAAATTGCTATAGGATTTCTTCTTCCACTTGTTGTGATAGTTGTCTGCTATACCTGTATAATCCACACGCTTCTTAGAGCCAAAAAGACCCCCAAGCATAAACTGTTTAagattatgactattattattttagtttttctTCTCTCTCAGGTCCCTTACAATAGCATTTTGATGGTGAAAACCATGGTTCTGTATGCTCCAGTCATAAAAGACTGCAAAATGTTGGATCGCATTGATATCGGATTCCAGCTGACACAGTCCATAGCTTTTCTTCACAGCTGCCTGAACCCCTTTCTCTATGTTTTTGCTGGGCAGAGATTCCGCAAAACCCTTTTTGAAACGCTGAAATGCGTGAAGACATTTGAACAACGCACAGATAGCCAAGGACATGACTCTCAATGGTCTAGCAGTGCATTGTTTGGGGAAACCAAAATTAAAAACCCTTTCATGACGACTCTTTATTAA